The genomic DNA agcacaatgtgattgtgaataattgcagagaTGCCAAGTTTAACCGAGCATTtccgtattttgatggctgaaaatcagtattttgttagGGAAATCGGTATTTCTCACATAACTGCAATAGAACGGactacacagaaactggatttttgaaaatcaatATTTTCCATGCAAACTCATGTATCctcaaatatcagtatggaatactgaaaaacagtactactgaattgtgaaaccatttttgaaatgtgaatttataatttgATTCAATCATATCTTATAACTAttgaaagtctgatcttggatgtgtgtgtgtgtgtgcataatcACATCTGCTCTGAAAAACGACACCCTTACggtaaaatatttacatattattTTTACAGTTTTCTCCGGTGGAGTCCAAAATCGACACCTGAAAATTTTGAGCTTTTACTTGAGTTATtcagaaaatgttcaaaaatttcaaataagTTAGAAAATAAACGAGCTGAAGATATCGCAATGGGATTGCTCGCATGGCCTGCTGTGCACTATTTTCCACGCGCTGCAAGTTAcccatttaccccccccccccgacttgcAGTCATTTGGTCGCCACCCActgaaacaaatgtctcaaaactcattggccggtgcttcattctacagcaagacaatgatcccaaacgtactgctaaagcaacaaaggagttttttaaagctaaaaaattgtcaattcttgagtggccaagtcaatcacctgatctgaacccaactgagcatgccttttatatgctgaagagaaaactgaaggggactagcccccaaaacaagtataagctaaagatggctgcaatacaggcctggcagagcatgaccagagaagacacccagcaactggtgatgtccatgcattgcagacttcaagcaatcattgcatgcaaaggatatgcaataaaatactaaacatgacattgctgtgtcccaaacattatggtgccctgaaatggggagactatgggaaaacactgctgtaatttctacatggtgaaaccaaaatgtatatgaatggcctttattaaaatctgacaatgtgcactttaaccacatgtgtttttttctattacaaatctcaaattatggagtacagaggcaaataaatatataatgggtctttgtcccaaacattatggaaggcactgtatgtGAGCTCCATTTGAATTTGTTTGTAGCTAATTAACAACAATAAATTGGCAGAACATGATGTCTGGAGATTGTCATATTTAATTGCCAGTTTGAATTTTAAACTTGGTTCATAATACAACAAGCTTTATTCGCTGCACTAGTGTTTAAGCAGTAGAAAAGTTTGCAAGATTCATCAGGGCTTTGTGATGGTGGAGCTGTTTTTGATCCTACATTGACTGggactaaaagccttttaaacattaTGTGGTTTGGGGAAAGTGATCTATCTGTTCAATTGCCATGTAAAACAATTGTACTACCACTTCTGTTACAAAGTTTCATTCCATATAAttgattaataaaaaaaaataaaaaaaatcgaagttagacttGCAATATGAGAATAGAACAAAGTTCCATATCCATAGTTCCTTACAATGGCATACCAACTCttcatcttcttgcgtatggcgtgcacagcctaaagttgtaggacaacttgttctatttgttcttatttgattgtgcacaccggggttgattgcattcgtcgaaacagggcgaaccacgtgaaggttgcaatcttccacccccataTCAACTGAACTTGAGGCTTTTTAAATTCGCCCTTTTTTTGGGAGACTAGACATGCAAAATATGTCCCCTCCATTGTTACACAACCAAAATTTGAATTCTTGTTTTTTATTATGCTATACATGGTAGATTTTTATCTAATAGCAGAACACATTTTCGGGCTATTCGGGCCAATATTATGATTGAAAGTTGAAAAATGACAACTGTATATATGGGTGTGAATGATTGAAAAGGTGATGAAATATGTATtacttttaaattcaatttccttTAACACCTGAAGTTGGACAAAATTGCATGGTACAGTCTGCACAAAGATCTCTTCAAGTGAGTTTTTTTACAAACGGTGTCTGGAAaccacttatttctccactggtgGAGTGGATCATATTTTCTCTCCAGTTGCCTGTGTGTTAGAACTTGTCTGCTTGCCTCCTTAGGGTCTTATTTTGTTGAAGCTAAAAATCGATCACAAATATATTAAATGTATAGATATGTAATGGAATTACTCTTTCTATATTTTTCAGTGCTATCAATGCATCTAAAATGAGCTTTGCCCTGGCTAGAAATATTGACAAAGTGAGTATTTGAACTAAAATATTACCAGTATGATTCTAAACCATGAAGCTTTCACAAATCTGTGCAGCTGTAGAGACTTTATATTCTTTAATTTTAATTGATGCTTATACATTAATTTTAATTGTACCACTAACATGCCACTTTCTAGGTGCAAGTGCAGTAAAGCAAATTGATTTAGTTTCCCCGTTTTGATTTTTAACAGGGTGAAATGAACTTAACATTTAACATTCTGTTATTCTATAGGTTACTTGAGGAACAGTGATTTGCAGATTTGTTTAACTGCTATAGACAAAATgatttgttggggggggggggggggggggggcgttgctATTTTTGCTTCTGGAATCCAAACAAGTAAATATTATGGACTGATACTCAAGTTCTTTTGTTTTGTCAATATCACTTCCGTTGTTTTTAATAAAATAGCAATCTAATTTACCAGCAGAATGGATTTCCCTTGAACAGCAACATCAAAGACCTGATTGTCTCAAGTGTTTAGTCTAGTGAGTGAGTTTAAAACATTCACTTAAAGTGACATTAAACCAGAGCATTGCAATCTATGGGCACCACTTAATTCCATCTGGCATTAACAATTTATTTCTAAGAAATTGAGAACAAGGAAACCAAACATGAATTGAATTTTTAGTGACGTGGGTTGGTTGTGCAGAAGTGGCATTTCATTTGAACCATTTTTTTTGTAATGCCATTACGATGACCCTGAAGCTGTGGTCAAATACAACCACTGGGATTGACAAGCTGGGTATGATTTCATTGTTTCTATAATatgcagaacattttttttttaaagcaaataatTCCCCTTTGAACCATGCATTCTAAACAAATTCTTCAAAGAATAAGCTAATTATATTTATTTCTCTTTATTTTAGCTGAGTCATAATTTTCCATCTGCAATTGTACATCAGAAACCTGTGCCAGCTCTGGAGAAGGTTGCGCCACCAAGGTGCATTCGCATTATTCACCAGCCACGCAAATGTTAAAATAACTTGATACTTGCCATGATCAACAGCagccagtatgaacattgaagaaAGCATGATTATAACTAGTGCGGAGCTAGAGCTCTGTAGCTTTGCAAAAGTTGTCGCAGTGGATCATGACATTTTAGTTCAATTTGCAAATCATAAAATGATCTAATTAGTGCctttgattaatttattttgtcTTTTGAAACTTAATGATTAACTTCAAGACATTGTAGATAACATTGCACTTATATAGTTAGAAAAGAGAAAAATGCAAACTTCTTTGTAAAAATAAACTTGCTCTTGCCAATAAACTAACTTCTTGACCTGCACAATTCAACTGTTGCAATTTTGTTATTTCAACTACTTTCCTCTCTTAGCTGAATTGTTACATGGAAAGAGGTTTTTTGGACAATAAGTCTAGAGGCTCCATGTAAAAGGAATCTGGCTCGCTTGCCTCCATTCTCCCCGCCAGCAATCCATTCTCCCAAAGCCCTGGATCTTTCAGATATTTGTTAGGGCTCTAGATCAAGATGTAACaagataccagcatggatagaagattggcaaagagtgggaataaaggttagatagagctctaggggctagcggaatcaagggatatggggagaaggcagggacgggttactgattgtggatgatcagccatgatcacaatgaatggcggtgctggctcgaagggccaaatggctgcctcctacacctattttctatgtttttctgtttggctgccagtgactagtgatgTACCGGAGGGGTCTATGTTGGGTCCGCTACTTGTCGTGACAATCTGGAAAATGTCTTTGGTGCCTTTGtgccatgtttgcagatgatatgtaGATGGTGGAGAGGATTTGGAAATCGGAGGGGGAAAAGGGACTTGAGAGTAcggatgcaggattcccaaaacgttaatTCGCAGGTTGAGTTGGTAATAAAGACATATGCAATGTTAGCACACACTTGAGAggattagaatataaaagcaagaatGTAATGCTCTAGCTTTAAGTagttggtcagaccacatttggaagatTGTGAGTGGTTTTggaaccatatctgaggaaggatgtgctggtattggagagaatccagggaaggTTATGAGAATGATCAAAGAGATGATTGGGTTAAAATATGAGGAACATTTGATGCGTCTGGGTCTGTACTCACTAGAACATaggagaacggggggggggggggggaggaggagggagaggagtatctcattgaaacctgctGAATGaccaaaggcctggatagagtgaatatggagatgtttccagcagtgggatagtctaggaccagaagcctcttagaatggagatgaggagacatttcttcaaccagacggtggtgaatctatggaatttattgTCGTAGATGGAGCCTGAGGAGACCATGTAttcgatatttttaaagtggacatTGATAGGGTCTTcgttagtaagggtatcaaaggttacagggagaaagcaggagaatcaaTCTCAATAATACTTTCACAAttgcaataatactttattagccaagtatgttttgcaacatacaaggcatttaatttgccaagtcagtcatacaaataaaaagcaacagaacacgcaaaatacattttaacataaacatccaccacagtgcctcCTCTGCATTCTTCACTGAtgaaaggcgaaaaaaagttcaaatcactTCCCTTggctctcctgcggtcgggggcctcgagctctCAGtagatgggacgatcttgacacaCGTAGCcctgcgtttgggccctccgcatcgaggcgatcagtTCCTgcctcggggaggggggggggatgtcagctcccccacgccggacgccgtgtcggggctggtcgagcctctgcatcgttggagcttcccgactcttgagactgcgagctcttgatggtaggtccgcaggcaagggatcggctccgatgtaagtccacgccccatggtgaggcccaaagtcagtccgaggaggcctccaactccatcgatggtaAGCCACAGAGTGCCCTGAGAGCGACCCggaaaataattgcatctccagcaaggtaagaaactgaaaaaaagtttcctctgACCCCATCTactctccccacataaaacaaaccggagaacatttacacagactttcaacacactaaaaattaaaaaaaatttttttttaaaaagacaaaaacacagactgttggcagggctgccaatctTGTGGTGCCCCTGGTGGTAAATGAggtagagagggaaaaatagatctgccatgatcgaatggcggagcagactcgatgggccaaatggcctaaatcagctCTTGTACCTTGTGATCTTAGATATTATGTGAtatttgattttagctctgcgatgacactgcaggacaggcagcatttctggagagaagtaatgggtgatatttctggttgagacctttcatcagactttcCTGTCCAAGTATTTTTTGCCAGGAGTAAAAAGAACAACTTGGGTGAttcaagtttgttttttttaaaacgacacaaacgctggagtaactcagtgggtcttgcaagatctctggagaacatggatggatgatatttccggttgggactcttcttcagactgggatgtCTTTGATTTCTATGACACTCGTCAATGACgctcaccaccctggccacactctcattttatTCCAGCCATCAGGAAGAATGTAGAGAGGaaatattattttctttattgtgaTATCTATGAGTATGCTATCTGACCTCCCATCCTcctaattggagacctttgaactatctttgatcggattttatgtTGCACCAaatgtatcctttatctgtacactgtaaactgcTTGATTGTCATCACGTGTAGtcgtttctttgactggatagcatgcaaacaacagcttttcactgtacctcagtacagtacatttgacaataaaataacTAAAGTGAATGGTTtcctccataaactagggtactgttcgattcacatCTACCCAATGAGGACATTTGACTTTATGGAATTGATaccgattgtacttgagtttaaactGATTGCATCTATGTATGGAGTTTAAACTGATTGCATCTATGTATGGTGTATCTGATCCGtttagataacatgcaaaacaaagccttttcaGTGTATATGAATTTTAACCAAAAAAAACTTTGTGATGAGTCATCTGGTTGGGGCTgacactttcctgttttttttagcCACTCTCCTCCCGCAGGCGCAAGTGACAACAATAAAGCTAAAAACCTAAGCAGggttccacccaaaacgtcacctgaatGAATGcttctccgtgttctccagagacactaccTAAtttactgagtcactccagcactttgtgtcttttttgttaacCTAAACATGTGTCTACAGGCTTGTTATGCTGCTGCcagtgagaatgtcattgtttcatttttgtacacatgacaataaaacactcttgactctctcgctTCTTGGAGACCATCTCTCACCATCCATTTTATTCAGAgaagctgcccaacccgctgagttactccagcacgttgtgtctatctcacCTGTTGGGTGGCTTTCCTCTTGGTGCTCCTGGGGCCAGGAGCAGATTGGGGACGCGGAGACCAGTGATTCCTGGGCGAGGAAGGTGTGCGGGGAATTGCAGACGGTGGAGGACGAGCCGGGGAGGCAGAGGCGGGACCTGAGCCTTCATTCCAATGAGCTCACTGGAGCCTGTGGGAGGAGAGCGACTCCCAACCAGACGGAGGGCGGCCGAAAAACAGGAAAGTTCCAGCCCCGACT from Leucoraja erinacea ecotype New England chromosome 7, Leri_hhj_1, whole genome shotgun sequence includes the following:
- the LOC129698816 gene encoding death-associated protein-like 1 isoform X3, which gives rise to MKATKQEEKRDQRINSFSSTSAINASKMSFALARNIDKLSHNFPSAIVHQKPVPALEKVAPPRCIRIIHQPRKC
- the LOC129698816 gene encoding death-associated protein-like 1 isoform X2, with the translated sequence MGSRMKATKQEEKRDQRINSFSSTSAINASKMSFALARNIDKLSHNFPSAIVHQKPVPALEKVAPPRCIRIIHQPRKC